One Thermodesulfobacteriota bacterium DNA window includes the following coding sequences:
- a CDS encoding sigma-54 dependent transcriptional regulator, with amino-acid sequence MKKKVLVVDDEESIRWVLGKCLEKAGYTVRYADNGAKAVESASSEGFSSIILDITMPDMSGFDVLREFRSRGINPPVIIITAQNTVKNAIDAMKQGAYDYIAKPFDLDEVKLTVQRAIDSYENSKKLEMLRAESGEADSLQDIVGKSQVMLNIYKMIGRVAERDITVLVVGESGTGKELVARAIHQNSMRRDGKMVAVNIAAIPKELLESELFGYEKGAFTGASLPKQGRFEEAHKGTLHLDEIGDMPPELQTKLLRILEERKFYRLGSEKPTPVDVRIIASTNKNLEKEVAEGRFREDLYYRLNAITIEIPPLRKRIEDVVPLIEHFLNKYSRELGVAKRTISDEAKELVLGYSWPGNVRELENIIKRVLVLTSDSVITRETLIEAAPHLEGRARKEQESFDQLITNEVNFLMEAGGTETDGHIHDIIIRKVEKPLIEAVLRITNGNKKKAAQILGINRNTLSKKMEELGLEGKDTD; translated from the coding sequence ATGAAAAAAAAGGTACTCGTCGTAGACGACGAAGAAAGCATAAGGTGGGTGCTCGGCAAATGCCTGGAGAAGGCGGGCTACACGGTCCGTTATGCCGATAACGGGGCGAAGGCCGTCGAGAGCGCATCGTCGGAAGGTTTTTCCTCGATAATCCTCGACATCACAATGCCCGATATGAGCGGCTTCGACGTGCTGAGGGAATTCAGGTCGCGAGGGATCAATCCGCCTGTAATCATTATCACCGCTCAGAACACGGTCAAGAACGCAATAGACGCCATGAAGCAGGGCGCGTACGACTATATAGCCAAGCCGTTTGACCTCGACGAGGTCAAGCTCACCGTACAGAGGGCCATAGACAGCTACGAGAACTCGAAGAAGCTCGAGATGCTCAGGGCGGAATCCGGAGAAGCGGATTCCCTCCAGGACATCGTCGGCAAGTCCCAGGTCATGCTCAACATATACAAGATGATAGGCAGGGTAGCCGAGCGGGACATTACGGTGCTCGTAGTCGGTGAGAGCGGGACCGGCAAGGAGCTCGTGGCGCGGGCCATACACCAGAACAGCATGAGGAGGGACGGAAAGATGGTCGCGGTCAACATAGCGGCCATTCCGAAGGAGCTCCTCGAAAGCGAGCTTTTCGGCTACGAGAAAGGAGCCTTCACAGGGGCCTCTCTCCCCAAACAGGGGAGGTTCGAGGAAGCCCACAAAGGCACTCTGCATCTCGACGAAATCGGCGACATGCCGCCCGAGCTCCAGACGAAGCTTCTCAGGATACTCGAGGAGAGGAAATTCTACAGACTCGGAAGTGAAAAACCCACTCCCGTCGATGTCCGGATAATAGCGTCGACGAACAAGAACCTCGAGAAAGAGGTGGCCGAAGGCAGGTTCAGGGAGGACCTTTACTACAGGCTGAACGCGATCACGATCGAGATACCGCCGCTCAGAAAAAGAATAGAAGACGTCGTGCCGCTCATCGAGCATTTCCTCAATAAATACTCGCGGGAGCTGGGCGTAGCCAAGAGGACAATATCCGACGAAGCAAAAGAGCTCGTGCTAGGCTACAGTTGGCCCGGCAACGTCAGGGAGCTTGAGAACATAATCAAACGCGTCCTCGTGCTGACGTCCGACAGCGTAATCACGAGAGAGACCCTTATCGAAGCCGCCCCCCATCTCGAAGGCAGGGCGAGGAAGGAACAGGAATCGTTCGATCAGCTCATCACCAACGAGGTCAATTTCCTTATGGAGGCCGGGGGCACGGAGACCGATGGGCATATCCACGATATAATCATCAGAAAGGTCGAGAAACCCCTCATTGAAGCCGTACTCAGGATTACTAACGGGAACAAGAAAAAGGCCGCCCAGATACTGGGCATCAACAGGAATACGCTTTCAAAAAAGATGGAAGAGCTGGGTCTCGAGGGCAAAGACACGGATTAA
- a CDS encoding SIMPL domain-containing protein (The SIMPL domain is named for its presence in mouse protein SIMPL (signalling molecule that associates with mouse pelle-like kinase). Bacterial member BP26, from Brucella, was shown to assemble into a channel-like structure, while YggE from E. coli has been associated with resistance to oxidative stress.), protein MSIRPASLFACLLLIFTLGYNSSAQDGQNGKRTLSVTGNGKADAAPDVAYLTLSVETLAKNASRAVKENAETTDKVIQVIKAKLGKNDKLSTAGYSLAPVYEYNNQTSKSEFKGYRASNRIIVEAHNLKEIGTIIDATAEAGLNNIDSLSFETTKRDEFRRQALTQAVNDAKTTAETLAKAAGVKITRILQLSPSFDYPVPVYRDYALAKEAAPAAPPTPIEPGDISVSASVNIVFEIE, encoded by the coding sequence ATGAGTATTAGACCTGCATCCCTGTTCGCTTGTTTATTGTTAATATTTACATTAGGTTACAACTCAAGTGCCCAGGACGGCCAGAATGGTAAACGCACCCTGAGCGTTACAGGGAACGGCAAGGCCGACGCAGCCCCGGACGTCGCGTATCTGACCCTTTCCGTCGAGACACTCGCGAAAAACGCTTCCCGGGCGGTCAAGGAAAACGCGGAGACGACCGATAAGGTCATACAGGTGATAAAAGCCAAGCTCGGCAAAAACGACAAGCTCTCAACGGCCGGATACAGCCTGGCACCCGTCTATGAATACAACAACCAGACGAGCAAATCCGAGTTCAAGGGGTACAGGGCAAGTAACAGGATCATCGTCGAAGCCCATAACCTGAAAGAGATAGGTACCATTATCGACGCCACAGCCGAGGCGGGACTCAACAACATAGACAGTCTCTCGTTCGAGACCACGAAGAGGGACGAATTCAGGAGGCAGGCGCTCACCCAGGCAGTGAACGACGCAAAGACGACCGCCGAGACCTTGGCCAAGGCGGCGGGCGTCAAGATAACCAGGATACTCCAGCTTTCACCGTCTTTCGATTACCCCGTGCCGGTGTACAGGGACTACGCCCTCGCCAAGGAAGCCGCACCTGCGGCTCCTCCCACGCCCATAGAGCCCGGGGATATATCCGTGAGCGCATCCGTAAACATAGTGTTCGAGATAGAGTGA
- a CDS encoding NAD-dependent deacetylase has protein sequence MKKDVAGTVAEWIREARKIVVLTGYDLSAECGLPDFSDPRLNPHIRDFRESRDVRAGYWKKIMEIYPSLVSAEPGPGHRALAELELLGNLDCIFTQSTDGLHRKAGSTTVIELNSSILWITCPSCGKDYSIDEIAGMLEKGSIVPVCRECGSDQLKPAISFPGQPPPHWEAREAWMRLHSADLFLISGASLENEPVASYPFLAKDNNAKVVIISEKEGPADDYVDAVIYGKPGQVLAHILKKVKESITIS, from the coding sequence ATGAAAAAGGACGTCGCGGGGACGGTAGCGGAATGGATAAGGGAGGCACGGAAGATCGTAGTGCTTACGGGATATGACCTTTCAGCCGAGTGCGGGCTCCCGGATTTCTCGGACCCGAGGCTTAACCCTCACATAAGGGATTTCCGGGAGAGCAGGGACGTAAGGGCCGGGTACTGGAAGAAGATCATGGAGATATACCCCTCCCTCGTCAGCGCAGAGCCGGGCCCGGGGCACCGGGCGTTAGCCGAACTCGAGCTGCTCGGGAACCTCGACTGCATATTCACCCAGAGCACGGACGGTCTGCACCGGAAGGCCGGGAGCACGACGGTCATAGAGCTCAACAGCAGCATCCTGTGGATCACCTGCCCAAGCTGCGGCAAGGATTACTCGATAGACGAGATCGCGGGGATGCTGGAAAAAGGCTCCATTGTGCCTGTATGCAGGGAATGCGGGAGCGACCAGCTGAAACCGGCGATCTCTTTCCCCGGACAGCCGCCGCCCCATTGGGAAGCCCGTGAGGCGTGGATGAGGCTACACAGCGCCGACCTCTTTCTCATCTCAGGCGCATCGCTCGAAAACGAGCCCGTTGCATCATACCCCTTCCTCGCCAAGGACAATAACGCCAAGGTAGTCATCATAAGCGAGAAGGAAGGCCCTGCAGACGACTACGTAGACGCGGTCATATACGGCAAGCCGGGTCAGGTGCTGGCCCACATTTTAAAAAAGGTGAAGGAGAGCATTACCATCTCCTGA
- the xseA gene encoding exodeoxyribonuclease VII large subunit, whose product MEDSPSFQELFKSQIYSVSELNARIKETIEDELGFEYVWVTGEISNFKGNYTSGHWYFSLKDASSQISAVCFKWANQAIKFVPENGMEVICSGLVGVYEKQGVYQLNVRDMEPKGVGAEALALEQLREKLLSEGLFNVERKRPLPFLPRRIGIVTSPTGAAVKDILKVLDSRFPNLEILISPARVQGDEAPKEIISSLNKLYRLPGIDLIILARGGGSKEDLRAFNDEALAREIAKSPVPVVSAVGHEIDVTIADLVADMRAATPSNAAEIVVREKAELLQDLAELKAKLAFALLNRVEFHARETDQMQSDMVRLFQIKIDNAVSETGALAGKLDALSPLKVLDRGYSITYKLPSMKTVKDSKELARGDKVLIAFNKGKARCSVTETED is encoded by the coding sequence ATGGAAGATAGCCCGTCTTTTCAGGAATTATTTAAATCACAGATATATTCCGTTTCCGAGCTCAACGCCAGGATCAAGGAGACGATAGAAGATGAGCTCGGGTTCGAGTACGTGTGGGTCACAGGCGAGATTTCTAACTTCAAAGGCAACTACACGAGCGGGCACTGGTATTTCTCGCTCAAGGACGCCTCGAGCCAGATATCAGCCGTCTGTTTCAAATGGGCGAACCAGGCGATAAAATTCGTCCCCGAGAACGGCATGGAGGTCATTTGCTCGGGGCTCGTAGGGGTTTACGAAAAACAAGGAGTTTACCAGCTGAACGTGAGGGATATGGAGCCGAAGGGAGTCGGCGCCGAGGCCCTCGCGCTCGAGCAGCTCCGGGAGAAGCTCCTGTCAGAAGGCCTGTTCAACGTTGAGAGAAAGCGCCCTCTGCCCTTCCTCCCCCGGAGGATCGGCATAGTAACCTCCCCGACCGGAGCCGCGGTAAAAGACATTTTGAAGGTCCTCGACAGCAGGTTCCCTAACCTCGAAATACTCATCTCCCCGGCGAGGGTCCAGGGGGACGAGGCGCCAAAGGAAATAATCTCGTCACTGAACAAACTTTACAGGCTCCCCGGCATCGACCTCATCATACTCGCGAGGGGCGGAGGCTCAAAAGAAGATTTAAGAGCATTCAACGACGAGGCGCTCGCGAGGGAGATTGCGAAGTCCCCCGTCCCTGTCGTGTCCGCCGTGGGACACGAGATCGACGTCACGATCGCTGACCTCGTCGCCGACATGAGGGCGGCAACACCGTCAAACGCGGCGGAGATCGTCGTCAGGGAAAAGGCGGAGCTCCTTCAGGATCTGGCGGAGCTCAAGGCCAAATTAGCTTTCGCTCTGCTTAACCGGGTCGAGTTCCATGCGAGGGAAACAGACCAGATGCAGTCGGACATGGTAAGGCTGTTTCAGATAAAGATCGATAACGCGGTATCGGAGACGGGCGCCCTCGCCGGCAAGCTCGACGCGCTCAGCCCGCTCAAGGTGCTCGATCGCGGATACAGCATCACGTACAAGCTCCCGTCCATGAAGACCGTCAAGGACTCGAAAGAGCTCGCGCGCGGGGACAAGGTCCTGATCGCTTTTAATAAGGGAAAGGCCAGATGCTCGGTCACCGAAACCGAAGATTAA
- a CDS encoding FAD-dependent thymidylate synthase produces MAEEKPQVPEIERYVSNTDRDIYTVSNIPEEVVAVIFAYVSRSPKGFRENIGTVIQEEELGRERAAKFHEKWVLNYGHASVAEHAAVHVGIERVSRLFSSILELSNEYLSFTEYSQRYQRPSRGDFYVPRELEQNPALGNDYLKLNDELYSTYSNLNERLLEYLKSAEPAPEGTDEKAHLRALEKIAFEDARYALTLATFTNLGMTANARAIEDSLTKLLSNKYEEVRRRAEEIKDEVRFSVPTLVKYANENRYIKETREELASTAESMLGRDIQRRSNEGSAVSLIDWTGKDSPNPEETAIDKMIRAILFEHSDSGCDEIDKALRGQNLAGRLGILKKSLERLGKYDNPVNALRLVRYEAEFVISEACWHQLLRHRKTDWIYKDPSVSHGITIPPNIGKAGVSGMLAEAAEKSERLYNKLMNEGLTETASYVVTNAHQRRVIGSFDLWELYHLINLRMSAGAQWDIKNVTGMLAKEIGRHHPNLVAPALKRVN; encoded by the coding sequence ATGGCTGAGGAAAAACCGCAGGTTCCAGAAATCGAAAGATACGTTTCGAATACGGACAGGGACATCTATACGGTGAGCAACATTCCCGAAGAGGTCGTCGCCGTTATATTCGCATACGTGAGCAGGAGTCCCAAGGGGTTCAGGGAGAATATAGGGACCGTCATCCAGGAAGAGGAGTTAGGTAGAGAGAGGGCTGCGAAGTTCCACGAAAAGTGGGTGCTAAATTACGGCCACGCCTCGGTCGCGGAGCACGCCGCAGTGCACGTCGGCATCGAGCGTGTATCCAGGCTTTTCTCCTCCATACTCGAGCTCTCGAACGAATACCTCTCGTTCACCGAATATTCGCAGAGATACCAGAGGCCGTCGAGAGGTGATTTTTATGTGCCGCGGGAGCTGGAGCAAAACCCGGCGCTCGGGAACGATTATCTGAAACTCAATGACGAACTTTATTCCACATACTCGAATCTCAACGAAAGGCTGCTTGAATATTTAAAGAGCGCCGAGCCCGCTCCCGAGGGAACGGACGAGAAGGCGCACCTGAGGGCGCTCGAAAAAATCGCGTTCGAGGACGCACGGTACGCGCTCACTCTGGCCACTTTCACGAACCTCGGCATGACGGCGAACGCGAGAGCGATAGAGGACTCGCTCACGAAGCTTCTCTCGAACAAGTACGAAGAGGTCAGGCGGAGGGCGGAGGAGATAAAGGACGAGGTCAGGTTCTCTGTCCCCACGCTCGTAAAATACGCCAACGAAAACAGGTATATAAAAGAGACGAGGGAAGAGCTCGCAAGCACAGCAGAATCAATGCTAGGGCGGGACATTCAGCGGCGGTCGAACGAGGGCTCAGCCGTCAGCCTCATCGACTGGACCGGTAAGGACTCCCCGAATCCGGAAGAGACGGCAATCGATAAAATGATCAGAGCAATACTGTTCGAGCACTCGGATTCGGGCTGCGATGAGATCGATAAAGCTCTCCGCGGACAAAACCTCGCGGGCAGGCTCGGCATATTGAAGAAATCGCTCGAGAGGCTCGGGAAATACGACAATCCCGTGAACGCACTCAGGCTCGTCCGGTACGAGGCCGAGTTCGTCATAAGCGAGGCGTGCTGGCACCAGCTGCTCAGGCACAGAAAGACGGACTGGATCTACAAGGACCCTTCTGTGTCGCACGGCATTACCATTCCGCCCAATATAGGAAAAGCGGGGGTTTCCGGGATGCTCGCGGAAGCGGCTGAGAAAAGCGAGAGGCTTTACAATAAGCTTATGAACGAGGGTCTGACGGAGACGGCAAGCTACGTAGTGACTAACGCGCACCAGAGACGTGTCATCGGCAGCTTCGATCTCTGGGAGCTCTATCACCTTATAAATTTGAGGATGTCCGCAGGGGCGCAGTGGGATATCAAGAACGTAACCGGTATGCTCGCGAAAGAGATAGGCAGGCATCATCCGAACCTCGTCGCCCCCGCGCTCAAGAGGGTAAATTAG
- a CDS encoding ATP-binding protein, with translation MTKKVNFEEIFDSLPESIIIIDKDLRVLDMNDNAESTFRISREKARGQHSRAFMPEGIDQVALMAMGEGRTVIGDEIKPTLRSGERISIQAVASPLFTSDGDLKGAIVQVKDMSGTKFLNSKSIQEISASKFENLVLGLAHELKNPLSGIRGAAQLLAEDAPNKETLKCAEIITKEADRLSALLNTLKQLEPFAEEVFELIDIHELLMEIIYLESMSKAGNRIQYKQNYDVTIPPIHGDRNSLKQVFLNLIKNAAESIPGKGQVEVSTRWITEHKLKGQNSMAVEIRDNGSGISPDSLEKIFNPFYTTKKEGSGLGLFLAYQIIAKHGGAIFVDSEVGTGTTVKVFLPISGV, from the coding sequence ATGACGAAAAAAGTTAATTTCGAGGAAATATTCGATTCGTTACCGGAATCCATAATCATTATAGACAAGGACCTACGCGTGCTCGATATGAACGACAACGCCGAGAGCACTTTCAGGATTTCCAGGGAAAAGGCCAGGGGACAGCATTCGAGGGCATTCATGCCCGAAGGGATCGACCAGGTCGCGCTAATGGCGATGGGCGAGGGCAGAACCGTAATCGGCGATGAGATTAAACCTACGCTGAGGAGCGGCGAGCGCATCTCCATTCAGGCCGTCGCTTCCCCGCTCTTCACGAGCGACGGGGACCTCAAGGGGGCGATAGTGCAAGTCAAGGACATGTCCGGCACGAAGTTCCTAAACAGCAAGAGCATACAGGAGATATCGGCGTCCAAGTTCGAGAACCTCGTGCTGGGGCTCGCTCACGAGCTCAAAAACCCGCTCAGCGGTATAAGGGGGGCGGCTCAGCTCCTGGCCGAAGACGCTCCGAACAAGGAGACGCTTAAATGCGCCGAGATCATAACGAAGGAAGCCGACAGGCTGAGCGCCCTTCTCAACACGCTCAAGCAGCTTGAGCCGTTCGCCGAAGAGGTATTCGAGCTTATAGACATACACGAGCTGCTTATGGAAATCATATACCTCGAATCGATGTCCAAAGCGGGAAATCGGATACAGTACAAGCAGAATTACGACGTCACGATACCGCCCATACACGGCGACAGGAACTCGCTTAAGCAGGTGTTCCTCAACCTTATTAAAAACGCAGCCGAGTCTATCCCGGGCAAAGGACAGGTCGAGGTTTCCACCAGATGGATCACAGAGCACAAGCTCAAGGGACAGAATTCGATGGCTGTCGAGATAAGGGATAACGGAAGCGGGATATCTCCGGATTCGCTGGAGAAAATATTCAACCCCTTTTATACTACTAAAAAAGAAGGGTCGGGTCTCGGACTCTTTCTGGCGTATCAGATTATCGCCAAGCACGGCGGAGCGATCTTCGTCGACAGCGAGGTCGGTACCGGTACGACGGTCAAGGTGTTCCTGCCTATATCCGGAGTATAA
- the rnc gene encoding ribonuclease III, whose protein sequence is MIEKKLNYRFKDPSLLKTALTHSSYANETSVESNERMEFLGDAVLGFIVARVLYDLFPDAAEGKLSKMRSAIVSRMNFAHFAKELKIDKQILLGKGEENTGGRKRQSNLAGAFEAVIGAVFIDGGYKKVYRIVTKLLKNCLNGDEEIFRDYKTRLQEVAQRQFKKVPKYKVVLEEGPPHDKCFHVEVRLGRKCMGKGTGRNKKQAEQAAAKEGLEYIESLNKIA, encoded by the coding sequence ATGATCGAGAAGAAGCTCAATTACAGATTCAAGGACCCGAGCCTTCTTAAAACCGCGCTAACCCATAGTTCTTACGCCAACGAGACTTCCGTCGAGAGCAACGAGAGGATGGAGTTCCTGGGCGATGCCGTATTGGGCTTCATTGTCGCGCGTGTGCTGTACGATCTCTTCCCTGATGCCGCCGAGGGGAAGCTCTCCAAGATGAGGAGCGCTATAGTGAGCCGCATGAATTTCGCCCATTTCGCCAAAGAGCTCAAGATAGACAAGCAGATACTTCTCGGGAAGGGCGAGGAGAATACAGGAGGGAGAAAGAGGCAGTCGAACCTCGCCGGAGCGTTCGAGGCGGTGATAGGCGCGGTATTCATCGACGGGGGATACAAGAAGGTCTACAGGATAGTTACGAAGCTGCTCAAGAACTGTCTTAACGGCGACGAGGAGATCTTCAGGGACTATAAGACCAGGCTCCAGGAAGTCGCGCAGAGGCAGTTTAAAAAGGTTCCGAAGTATAAGGTAGTGCTCGAGGAAGGGCCTCCTCACGACAAGTGTTTCCATGTTGAGGTCAGGCTCGGCAGAAAATGCATGGGCAAGGGGACCGGAAGGAACAAGAAGCAGGCCGAGCAGGCTGCGGCGAAAGAAGGGCTCGAGTACATAGAAAGTCTCAACAAGATCGCATGA
- a CDS encoding AMP-binding protein has translation MSEKTIPELLQNRVKEHGTRLLYQRRDGWSWKQITWLDFDRKVKNIAAFLLDLGFARGDGALVVSSNRLEAISSEIAVLHLGGLVIPMSPDEKPERIIEVANELRPRLVFLEQGAAAEGVLGSLSALGSVGRIIVYPDAGITNDRVLNFKAVLKFGLMKRKKLEDELAGIYKNISPDNPAALFLPPGADNARTVEVSEGDLMESLGNVSLRCPRLNAEDQSFSYMTEASPFAKFVNYLTLYQGSRAAVAEGRKDFYQDIVEVMPTVLFETKSGLEELCRKSLSVLNGRQPGKKILTDLGNRVKLILTDSIPGGETGTLLRSTGASLIEITEFNNLLG, from the coding sequence ATGAGCGAAAAGACTATACCAGAACTCCTGCAAAATCGAGTAAAGGAGCACGGGACCAGGCTCCTCTACCAGAGGCGCGACGGCTGGAGCTGGAAACAAATTACCTGGCTCGATTTCGACCGTAAAGTGAAGAATATAGCGGCTTTCCTGCTTGATCTCGGATTCGCCAGGGGGGACGGGGCGCTCGTGGTCTCCTCGAACAGGCTCGAAGCCATCTCTTCGGAGATCGCGGTATTGCATCTTGGGGGACTGGTCATTCCGATGTCCCCTGACGAAAAGCCTGAGAGGATCATAGAGGTCGCTAATGAGCTTCGTCCGAGGTTAGTATTCCTCGAGCAGGGAGCAGCGGCGGAAGGTGTTTTGGGCTCCCTTTCTGCTCTCGGGAGCGTCGGCAGAATCATTGTCTACCCTGATGCCGGGATAACGAACGACAGGGTGCTAAACTTCAAAGCCGTTCTCAAGTTCGGATTGATGAAAAGGAAGAAGCTCGAGGACGAGCTCGCCGGTATATATAAAAATATATCGCCCGACAATCCTGCTGCATTGTTTCTCCCACCGGGTGCGGATAACGCGCGTACTGTGGAGGTATCGGAGGGTGATTTGATGGAGTCTCTCGGCAACGTCTCCCTCAGGTGTCCTCGGCTCAACGCCGAAGACCAGTCGTTTTCTTATATGACGGAGGCTAGCCCCTTCGCGAAATTTGTAAATTACCTCACACTTTATCAGGGCAGCAGGGCTGCGGTTGCCGAAGGCAGGAAGGATTTTTATCAGGATATAGTCGAGGTGATGCCTACTGTATTGTTCGAGACCAAATCGGGTCTTGAGGAGTTGTGCAGGAAATCCCTTTCGGTTTTAAACGGGCGGCAGCCGGGCAAAAAGATCCTGACGGACCTGGGAAACAGGGTGAAGCTCATCCTGACGGACTCTATCCCCGGAGGCGAGACCGGAACTCTTCTTAGAAGCACAGGCGCCAGTCTTATAGAAATCACCGAGTTCAACAATCTGCTCGGTTAA
- a CDS encoding pentapeptide repeat-containing protein has translation MANQEHVTIIKKGADEWNRWRKENPDLKPDLSWANLTGADLGGINLEDANMKLAFCKGSKLIGARLTHATLFGTNFEGANLAGATLEGATLEGAHLIKADLSGANFRGVNFKLANLQDAVLEGADLTGCAKLSADQLSAAKTLRNAKLDPALLNEVSNKRPELFR, from the coding sequence ATGGCAAACCAGGAGCACGTGACGATAATTAAAAAAGGGGCCGACGAGTGGAACAGGTGGAGGAAAGAGAACCCGGACTTGAAGCCCGACCTCTCATGGGCGAACCTCACAGGGGCGGATCTCGGCGGCATCAATCTCGAAGACGCGAACATGAAGCTCGCGTTCTGCAAGGGATCGAAACTAATTGGAGCAAGGCTCACCCACGCTACATTATTCGGAACGAATTTCGAGGGAGCGAACCTGGCAGGCGCCACACTGGAAGGGGCTACGCTCGAAGGGGCGCATCTCATAAAAGCCGATCTCTCGGGAGCTAATTTCAGAGGGGTAAATTTTAAACTGGCCAACCTTCAGGATGCTGTGCTCGAAGGCGCTGACCTGACAGGATGCGCGAAGTTGAGTGCGGACCAACTCTCGGCCGCGAAAACACTGCGCAATGCGAAGCTCGACCCCGCGCTTTTAAATGAGGTGTCGAATAAGCGCCCGGAGCTTTTCCGGTAG
- a CDS encoding DUF971 domain-containing protein, translating to MKYKPADISEFSDTALRIMWDDGHESIYLYEDLRQECPCATCRQLRKTSKDGRLPFKKTIPLRVKSVSIKPLSIEPVGQYAFKFCWNDKHDTGIYTYEFLRELCSCEECRSGD from the coding sequence ATGAAATACAAGCCCGCGGATATATCAGAGTTCAGCGATACGGCGCTGCGTATTATGTGGGACGACGGTCACGAGAGCATCTATCTTTACGAAGACCTGAGACAGGAGTGCCCGTGCGCCACGTGCAGACAGCTTAGAAAGACGAGCAAGGACGGCAGGCTCCCTTTCAAGAAAACGATACCGCTCAGGGTGAAATCCGTCTCGATCAAGCCCCTGAGCATCGAGCCCGTCGGGCAATACGCGTTCAAGTTCTGCTGGAACGACAAGCACGATACGGGAATTTATACGTACGAATTCCTTCGAGAGCTTTGCAGCTGTGAGGAATGCCGCTCGGGGGACTGA